Proteins co-encoded in one Burkholderia ambifaria AMMD genomic window:
- a CDS encoding LysR family transcriptional regulator — protein sequence MNQIQTMRVFVCVAEQQSFRRAAHHLGVSNALVTRSIAMLESHLNTRLIHRTTRNLSLTEAGLRYLDGYRALLEEFDHLEASVAHAVREPAGTLRVVASGLLSPLALTPLVSSFRHRYPELRVQLTVAEGPLDVLDSGYDVGIVTGNRLDGNPTLIGHALPSAPFVACAAPAYLERRGEPRAPDDLPGHDWVALAPHQHPPAWRLVGHDGATHSITVRPTCTVNQLGLVHAAAVAGSGIVVLPEPCVAGALATGALVRLLPTYQIDDPDAQLSLVYPNRQYVPARTRSFIEHALEHFGVQAAREATGYSFLRTPDRVDLVTGRQTGLQ from the coding sequence ATGAACCAGATTCAGACCATGCGTGTGTTCGTCTGCGTCGCCGAGCAGCAGAGCTTCCGCCGCGCGGCGCACCATCTAGGCGTGTCCAATGCGCTCGTCACGCGTTCAATAGCGATGCTCGAGTCTCACCTGAACACGCGGTTGATCCACCGCACCACGCGCAACCTGTCGCTGACCGAGGCCGGGCTGCGCTACCTCGACGGCTACCGCGCGCTGCTCGAGGAATTCGATCATCTCGAGGCATCCGTCGCGCACGCGGTGCGCGAACCGGCCGGCACGCTGCGGGTCGTCGCGTCGGGCCTGCTGTCGCCGCTCGCGCTGACGCCGCTCGTCAGCAGCTTCCGGCACCGCTACCCCGAGCTGCGCGTGCAGCTCACCGTCGCCGAAGGGCCGCTCGACGTGCTCGATTCGGGCTACGACGTCGGCATCGTGACCGGCAACCGGCTCGACGGCAACCCGACGCTGATCGGCCACGCACTCCCGTCGGCCCCGTTCGTCGCCTGCGCGGCGCCCGCGTATCTCGAACGGCGCGGCGAGCCGCGCGCGCCCGACGACCTGCCCGGCCACGACTGGGTCGCACTCGCGCCGCACCAGCATCCGCCCGCCTGGCGGCTGGTCGGCCACGACGGCGCAACGCATTCGATCACGGTACGCCCGACCTGCACGGTCAACCAGCTGGGGCTCGTGCACGCGGCGGCCGTCGCCGGGTCCGGCATCGTGGTGCTGCCCGAGCCGTGCGTCGCCGGCGCGCTCGCCACCGGCGCGCTCGTGCGGCTGTTGCCCACCTACCAGATCGACGACCCGGACGCGCAGCTGTCGCTCGTCTACCCGAACCGGCAGTACGTGCCGGCCCGCACGCGCAGCTTCATCGAGCACGCGCTCGAGCATTTCGGCGTGCAGGCGGCCCGCGAGGCGACCGGCTACAGCTTCCTGCGCACGCCCGATCGCGTCGATCTCGTCACGGGCCGGCAGACGGGCCTGCAGTAA